The genomic DNA CGCGCCGCTCTCCTCCTCGTCCTTTCGGCAGTACTTGCTGCTCCATTGCGCGGGTAGGTCCAGAGGAATTGGATTGCGCAGCTCCCTCGAGTTCTTCGCTCGTTTCCTTGATCGATTCGAACTCCTGAGCCTTCTTCCACAGGTAGTACTCATAATCACCGATGTAGTTGCGGGCTTGTCCCTCTTCGATCTCAACGACCCGGGTGGCGATACGCGCCAGAAACGTCGGGTCATGGGAAATAAAAATGATGGTCCCGGGGAATTCAGCCAATGCATCGGTGAGCACATCCACGGAGGCTGGATCCAAATGGTTCGTCGGCTCGTCGAGAAGCAAGGTATTGGCGGGTTCGACCAACATGCGGGCTAAGGCAACCCGGTTTCGCTCACCGCCGCTCAAAGCCTTGATCGGTTTTTTCTGATCCTGACCGGAAAACAAGAAGGCGCCTGCGATCCCACGCAGAAAATTCATCTCCGCATGCTTGGTGGCTTCTTCGAGCGATTCGAGAATCGAATGCTCGGGGTTCAAGGTTTCCGCCTGATGCTGGGCGAAGTAGTGCAAGCTTACCCCGTGTCCTATCGTTCTGGTTCCGGTATCAGGAGGGAGAACACCGGCAAGCATCTTCAGGAGCGTACTCTTTCCGGCTCCATTTTCACCGACCAGCGCGACCCGCTGGCCACGTTCCACGGAAAAATCGAGGGTCTTGTAGACGACCTTTTCACCGTAGCGTTTACTTGCTCCAGTCAGGTCGAGTACCTGACGGCCGCTGGCAGTAGGAAGGGGGAACCGGAACTTGACTCGTTTTGGATCTCGTTGGATTTCGATCCGCTTGACCTTGTCCAACTGCTTGAGACGCGATTGCACCTGGCTGGCTTTGTTCGCCTGGTACCGGAAGCGATCGACGAATTTCTGAACGCGGGCGATCTCTTTGGACTGCCGAGCCGCCGAGGCGTGGAGCTGCGCATCCCTTTCGGCTTTTAATTTGCGGAAAAGGGAATAGTTGCCGCGGTATTCCTCGATCTTATGGTGTCGGAGCTCCCAGATGTGCGTGACCACGCGGTCCAGAAAAGCGGTGTCATGGCTGATGATCAAGAGCGTCATGCCGGATTGGAGTAGAAACTGTTCGAACCAACGCTGGGTCGGTTTATCCAAATGATTGGTCGGCTCGTCGAGCATCAACACATCGGGGTTCGATAAGAGCAGATGCGCCAGCGCGACCCGCATCCGATAGCCGCCGGATAGTTTCTCGACATGGCGATCAAAATCGACTTCCATAAACCCCAGCCCCATCAAAATACGCTTCGCTTCGTGCTCAGGGTACTCATCGCGATGGGCGGCATCGAGGACGGTCTTCCCGGCAATCGTTTCGAGCTCCTGTGGGAGGTAGCCGATCCGAAGCCGAGGCCGCTTGCGGATCGATCCTTTGTCCGGCGACTCTTCACCAAGAACCATGCGGAAGAGGGTCGTTTTCCCGGCGCCGTTCGGTCCCACCAATCCGACTCGTGAATCCGGGCGAAGATGCGCGGACGCCTCCGTGAGCAGCACCTTCGTGGAATATTGCTTGCTGATAGATTCAATTTGAAGCATCGGCACAAACCTTTCGTGTGGAATTGGACGACGACTGAGTCACCCGATGAACTCGAATGAGCTGAACAATCAGCAGGTCGGGAGGCGAGGCAATGTGAGGAAATTAAACACGGCAAACATTCTAGAATCCGAATCGTAAGACACTTGAGGCGTCTATCTGGTTGCGACGATTACGATAAAACTCAAAATGGCGGCCAGCTTAACGATTATCAGAAAACTGCAAAACACTTGTGGGTTTTATCCGTCGGCTCAATTACGAAAAACCCTCAAAATAGCCGACGGTACGCACGAAGTGCGGGATCATATAGAACTGCAACGTACTCAAGGCTTTTATCCGGTCGCGTCGATTACGATAAACCTTAAAAGAGCGACCGGGTCAAGCGAAGCTTGGTATGGTGGAGCTGGCCGGGATTGAACCGGCGACCTCGTGAATGCCATTCACGCGCGCTCCCAACTGCGCCACAGCCCCACCCTGGGAGATCCGAGATCGAAATTAATATGGAAAATTGCGACGTTGAAACAACATGGGCATGCTAACACGCAGTGTAGAGCCAGTCAACCGATCAATCTCCGCCTCATGGTGCGAGGAACCCAAGCAAAAGCTTTGGATGCGAAGCATCTCATGACCAACTTGACAAACGAATAGGCCGCACCTACCATGAGGCCCCTTGGCTCTGATCTCTCATCGGGTCAGAGCCATTTTTTC from Nitrospira sp. includes the following:
- a CDS encoding Bis-ABC ATPase YheS; its protein translation is MLQIESISKQYSTKVLLTEASAHLRPDSRVGLVGPNGAGKTTLFRMVLGEESPDKGSIRKRPRLRIGYLPQELETIAGKTVLDAAHRDEYPEHEAKRILMGLGFMEVDFDRHVEKLSGGYRMRVALAHLLLSNPDVLMLDEPTNHLDKPTQRWFEQFLLQSGMTLLIISHDTAFLDRVVTHIWELRHHKIEEYRGNYSLFRKLKAERDAQLHASAARQSKEIARVQKFVDRFRYQANKASQVQSRLKQLDKVKRIEIQRDPKRVKFRFPLPTASGRQVLDLTGASKRYGEKVVYKTLDFSVERGQRVALVGENGAGKSTLLKMLAGVLPPDTGTRTIGHGVSLHYFAQHQAETLNPEHSILESLEEATKHAEMNFLRGIAGAFLFSGQDQKKPIKALSGGERNRVALARMLVEPANTLLLDEPTNHLDPASVDVLTDALAEFPGTIIFISHDPTFLARIATRVVEIEEGQARNYIGDYEYYLWKKAQEFESIKETSEELEGAAQSNSSGPTRAMEQQVLPKGRGGERRDLTKTQARLEKQVSRAEAEITETETKIKAREAELADPTLYAEFDRWNLLHQEQEDWKHDLERLTSRWESLSAELEEVKHKLGALC